The nucleotide window CGAAGATCGCGCGGTTGGTGACGGTCAGCCCGCCATCCCCGGCATATTGCGTGGCCAGCAGCCAGTCCGAGCTGGCGCCATCCAGCCCGCTGGAGGTGTTGAACTGGCCCAGGGACTCAGGGCGCACCACCCGCCCCAGCGTCAGCGCCAGCGAGCTGCCATCCACCGCGTACCGGATGACCGAGAAACCGAGATTGGCGCGCAGCCCCGCCTCATGGGCATCGGCTCCCGGAAAGCGGTCGAGCGAGAACAGGTTGCCTTCGTCGAACTCGACGAGCACAGAGTCCTCGTTGGGCACATCGTCATCGGCAGCGCTCTTCGGGCTCCAGCCGATCTGCGCCACCGGCTCGATCACCCAGGAGGCGCCGCCCGCCGTTCCCGCTCGCATGAACGGCCAGCGCAGTTCCACCGCCGCCGCCGGGGTCACGCGGGTGACGGTGCTGTCATAGGCGGGGTCCTGGCTGATGCTGTAGATGTCGGCGGTGATCTCGGTCAGGCCGGCAAAGACCATGCCGTTGTCCAGCACCCAGTTGCGCCGCCAGTCGGCGCGGATCGAGGCGCGGGCGACATCGCGCCCGTCGACCACGCCGTCGCCATTGGCGTCGGTCTCCTCATCCGACCAGCGGTGGTGGCTGTGGGTCTGGAAGCGCAACCCGCCTTCGCCGCCGATCAGCGCCGGGGCAAAGCGGCGGTGCCATGTCACGTCGGTTATCAGCGTCGGCAGGGTCGAATTGTCCTCGCTGTCGCGCAGCGAGCGGTAGTTGACCACGCGGCCGAGGATATATTCGTTGCGGCGGGTGCGGGTGATATCCATCCCCGTTTCCAGACGGTCCTTGTCGTCCAGCCCGTAGTCGCTGACATAGGCGTCATCCGAGACCGTCTCGATGCCGAAGTTCAGCCTGTAGCCGGCAGGCAGCGCGAAGCTGCCGGTGCCGAACAGATAGGCGCGATTCCCGTCCTCCAGATCATCGCGGCTGACCGCGCCGTTGAATTCTATCGTGCCCGTGCGGAAGGCCTGACGATAGCGCAGTTCCACGGTGCGGGTCACGTTGCTCGAGACATAGGGGGTGATGGTCAGGTCACGGCTGTCGCCGATCGGGATGAAATAGGGCAGCTTGATCCCGGTGCCGAGGCCCGAGGTGCTGCGGATGCTGGGGACCAGGAAACCGGGCGAGCGTGCCAGCGTCGGATCGGGCATCCGCAGCATCGGGAACCAGAACACCGGCAGCCCCACCACCCGGAATTGCGCGTTGTCGAAGTAAAGCTGCTGGGCGAGCTCGTCATGCACGACACGGCTGGCGCGGATCTCCCACAGCGGGATCGGGTTGCTGGCGCAGACCTCGCAGGACGAGGCGCGTATCCGCGTGGCGCGGTTGTAGCGGCCCGAGCTGCGCGAGATTTCCGCCGCGGCGATCTGCAGCTGCCGGTCGAGCACGATCCGCGCGCCGGTCAGGATGCCGTCGGTCAGGTCAGCCGACAGCTCTGCCGCTGAGGCCAGCAGGATCGTGGCGCCGCCGTTTTCGACAAGGGTGATCGGTCCCTCTATCTGCAGCCGCTCGGTGGCCGGATCATAGACCAGACTGCCCGCCGTCATCCGCGCGGTGCCGTGGAACACCTCGACCGAGCCGGCAGCCGTCAGCCGACCATCGGCGTCGATGAAGACGGTGTCGGCAACCAGCGTGGCGGGGGCGGGCGTGCCCTGCGCCTGCGCCACGGCAACCGGGCCCAGGCTCAACGCCAGCGGCGACACGCTCAGCGCCAGCGCGGCGGCAAGGGTCAGGAAAGCGCGGCGCATCAGCCATCCTCCAGGTGCAGCAACAGCCCAAGCGAGAACAGCACCGCAGCTGCCGGCGGGCTCCAGGCGGCAAGCGCGACCGGGATCTGCCCATTCTCGCCCAAGACTTGCGCGAAAT belongs to Frigidibacter mobilis and includes:
- a CDS encoding LPS-assembly protein LptD: MRRAFLTLAAALALSVSPLALSLGPVAVAQAQGTPAPATLVADTVFIDADGRLTAAGSVEVFHGTARMTAGSLVYDPATERLQIEGPITLVENGGATILLASAAELSADLTDGILTGARIVLDRQLQIAAAEISRSSGRYNRATRIRASSCEVCASNPIPLWEIRASRVVHDELAQQLYFDNAQFRVVGLPVFWFPMLRMPDPTLARSPGFLVPSIRSTSGLGTGIKLPYFIPIGDSRDLTITPYVSSNVTRTVELRYRQAFRTGTIEFNGAVSRDDLEDGNRAYLFGTGSFALPAGYRLNFGIETVSDDAYVSDYGLDDKDRLETGMDITRTRRNEYILGRVVNYRSLRDSEDNSTLPTLITDVTWHRRFAPALIGGEGGLRFQTHSHHRWSDEETDANGDGVVDGRDVARASIRADWRRNWVLDNGMVFAGLTEITADIYSISQDPAYDSTVTRVTPAAAVELRWPFMRAGTAGGASWVIEPVAQIGWSPKSAADDDVPNEDSVLVEFDEGNLFSLDRFPGADAHEAGLRANLGFSVIRYAVDGSSLALTLGRVVRPESLGQFNTSSGLDGASSDWLLATQYAGDGGLTVTNRAIFDDNLDLSREELRLFWRTDRYGIGSSYIWLEEDLAEARSVPTSEWTLEADWAITDTWSAAIEGRYDFEVDRAARAGLGLQYATECVTFDLSLSRRFTSSTSVRPTTDIDLSVVLNGFGSGNRATAARRSCGG